In the genome of Drosophila yakuba strain Tai18E2 chromosome 3R, Prin_Dyak_Tai18E2_2.1, whole genome shotgun sequence, one region contains:
- the LOC6535757 gene encoding phagocyte signaling-impaired protein, which translates to MAHQQGMDSTLFERRLRPVYDNLEVGNNRKALQESEKLLRKHPTLLCARALKGLSLLRLGRYDESHGCLQTVAEEKPTDDSTLQVLSFCYREMEQLDKIVELYQHAVKQNPGNEELLAHLFISHVRVEDYKAQQAVALQLYKAQPKNAYYFWSVISVVFQGIRGPESALPEKRKIYLGLAQRMVDKHIKEGKMETEQEAFLYLHILKLQNKYQEAWEFLTGELCAKLYPGAPVSMKFELLKELGNWRELNELLQQLLDADRDRWDFYKEYIQSSFELLRLSTQGVQNGEKDSLARCQEFLQGIIDSSERKKRGPYLARLELHQRMRAEQLPAEKLIGDFDEMVIEYFRLFGDKSCCTHDIALFLPSISMNQRQALASKLLLESGVTSTSLPKNKEQLQKHLCALQISRMCGSHMDLPVDHLLAFYTALKLHYEHGRSTFGKKLLATEMGPSDAYALLAANVMYDLSRRENKSDHLFEALCLLQYVLRNSTSNFHVKLLSLKIYHLFGCQVGAQEMYEYLDIKQIQLDSMGYVHCQLLPLGGRFSGNRNVYDATLKFFTNSYKERLEYIALTYRFCTFSKMEEFMNFKERLTNSLQYVACSVEAQICDLVGCYGNITQNLTAYVAMSIEPAEDRIAWHELSDNRDLEAIIRWDPLHEVDAAEERKESFDQEVEVLQVRSLMLRLFASFIDLYHGAGLKDSAPGTETTTLELLRESWTGLFQRLRLMHYKPLAQKFLVNLLPTRLHLLLDMPYERFFDDLAQLVLDLQSGSGKLAEQCKRVGDNVITVMELCVQTINESNESNGMDGLWKRRGNQQKVAATLEMLSLYAFLLSVLNDKLQVSSKTKAKKKPVENKVDGPQPISEKERSQMLQELMRQLKHKLEACDAAIRTWKAPVLPRDLSSFMSDMSLKPEVEATLIGDVSATFKDSHELMITELRNLLKDKIRMVAK; encoded by the exons ATGGCACATCAGCAGGGCATGGACTCGACCTTGTTCGAGCGACGACTGCGGCCGGTCTACG ACAACCTAGAGGTGGGAAACAACCGCAAGGCTCTGCAGGAATCCGAGAAGTTGCTCCGCAAACATCCCACCCTCCTCTGCGCCCGGGCTCTGAAAGGCCTATCCCTCCTCCGACTGGGACGCTATGACGAAAGCCACGGATGCCTCCAGACCGTTGCCGAGGAGAAGCCCACGGACGACTCCACGCTGCAGGTGCTATCCTTCTGCTACCGTGAAATGGAACAAC TGGACAAAATTGTGGAACTGTACCAACACGCTGTAAAGCAGAATCCGGGCAATGAGGAGCTTCTCGCCCACCTCTTTATCTCCCATGTGAGGGTGGAGGACTACAAGGCACAGCAGGCGGTGGCCCTGCAGCTCTACAAGGCTCAGCCGAAAAATGCGTACTACTTTTGGTCGGTGATCAGCGTAGTCTTCCAGGGAATCCGTGGGCCAGAGTCGGCGTTACCCGAGAAGCGGAAAATCTACTTGGGACTGGCGCAGCGCATGGTCGACAAGCACATCAAGGAGGGCAAAATGGAGACGGAACAGGAGGCCTTTCTTTATCTGCACATCCTTAAGCTACAAAACAAGTACCAGGAGGCGTGGGAATTCCTTACTGGTGAGCTGTGCGCGAAGCTGTACCCTGGTGCTCCAGTCAGCATGAAGTTCGAACTGCTCAAGGAACTGGGAAACTGGCGGGAGTTAAatgagctgctgcagcagctgcttgaTGCAGA TCGTGACCGTTGGGACTTCTACAAGGAGTATATCCAAAGCTCGTTCGAACTGCTTAGACTTTCGACGCAGGGCGTGCAGAACGGGGAAAAGGACTCTCTGGCCAGGTGTCAGGAGTTTCTTCAGGGCATCATTGATTCATCAGAGCGCAAGAAAAGGGGTCCCTATCTGGCACGGTTAGAGCTACACCAGCGCATGCGAGCGGAACAATTGCCGGCGGAAAAACTAATCGGTGACTTTGACGAGATGGTCATTGAGTATTTCCGTCTGTTCGGCGACAAATCGTGCTGCACTCATGATATCGCCTTGTTCTTGCCTTCGATCAGCATGAACCAGAGGCAAGCGCTGGCCAGCAAGTTGTTGTTAGAGAGCGGAGTAACCTCCACGTCGCTTCCGAAAAAT AAGGAGCAGTTGCAGAAACATCTTTGTGCTCTGCAAATCTCTCGAATGTGCGGTTCCCACATGGATCTGCCTGTGGACCACCTGCTCGCCTTCTACACGGCCCTCAAGCTGCACTACGAACATGGCAGGAGTACTTTTGGTAAGAAGTTACTTGCCACGGAAATGGGACCATCGGATGCATACGCCCTGCTTGCGGCAAATGTGATGTACGACCTGAGTAGACGGGAAAATAAGTCGGATCACCTGTTCGAGGCTTTGTGCCTGCTGCAGTATGTTCTGCGAAACAGTACGAGTAACTTTCACGTGAAACTGCTAAGTCTAAAGATCTACCATCTGTTTGGCTGCCAAGTGGGCGCACAAGAGATGTACGAGTATTTGGACATCAAGCAGATTCAGCTGGACTCCATGGGCTATGTGCACTGCCAACTGTTGCCTCTAGGTGGTCGCTTCTCGGGTAATCGCAACGTGTACGATGCCACCTTAAAGTTCTTTACGAACAGCTATAAGGAGAGGTTGGAATACATTGCGTTAACATATCGCTTTTGCACGTTTTCTAAAATGGAAGAGTTCATGAACTTTAAGGAACGGTTAACCAACAGCCTACAGTACGTGGCTTGCTCGGTGGAGGCGCAGATCTGCGACTTGGTCGGTTGCTACGGCAATATCACGCAGAATCTGACTGCATATGTGGCGATGAGTATTGAGCCGGCGGAGGACAGGATCGCTTGGCATGAGTTGAGCGACAATCGCGACTTGGAGGCAATTATCCGATGGGATCCGCTACATGAGGTAGATGCTGCGGAGGAGCGCAAGGAGTCATTCGACCAGGAAGTTGAGGTGCTACAAGTACGCTCGCTGATGCTTCGACTCTTTGCCTCTTTCATTGACTTATACCACGGCGCCGGCTTGAAGGATTCGGCACCGGGAACGGAGACGACTACCTTGGAACTTCTGCGGGAGTCCTGGACGGGATTATTCCAGAGATTGCGTCTAATGCACTACAAGCCTTTGGCGCAAAAATTTCTAGTCAACCTGCTGCCCACACGCCTTCACCTGCTGCTCGACATGCCATATGAACGATTCTTTGACGACCTGGCCCAGCTGGTTCTTGACTTGCAGAGCGGGTCAGGAAAGCTGGCCGAGCAATGCAAGCGGGTGGGTGACAACGTTATTACGGTTATGGAGCTGTGCGTGCAGACCATCAACGAGAGCAACGAAAGTAACGGCATGGACGGTCTGTGGAAGCGGCGAGGGAACCAGCAGAAAGTGGCTGCCACTTTGGAG ATGCTATCGCTGTACGCCTTCCTGCTGTCCGTGTTAAACGATAAGCTGCAGGTCAGCTCAAAGACCAAGGCCAAGAAGAAGCCAGTAGAAAACAAGGTGGATGGACCGCAACCCATCAGCGAAAAGGAGCGATCCCAGATGTTGCAGGAGCTGATGCGACAGCTGAAGCACAAGCTTGAGGCCTGCGATGCAGCCATAC GCACCTGGAAGGCTCCCGTGCTTCCACGCGACCTAAGCTCCTTCATGTCTGACATGTCGTTGAAGCCGGAGGTGGAAGCCACGCTCATCGGCGACGTTTCGGCCACCTTCAAGGACTCCCACGAGCTGATGATCACCGAGCTGCGCAATCTGCTGAAGGACAAGATACGCATGGTGGCCAAGTAG
- the LOC6535758 gene encoding myoneurin, with translation MAIRLNMMTLCRTCLQDGEAQMVSIFQTADDKLSGGVSLCDKIESLSGIQIKAIEEDALPTRICLRCKAFLTLAHKFRQICQRSNEFLREYVVQQVGPATQPIETEQYESLEEELLEEGVWSTEDPIVETPPEPAEKETVQTLPAPYPAPEPAPAVAVTAKLHVCGICGNGYPRKSTLDTHMRRHNDERPYECEICQKSFHVNYQLKRHIRQHTGAKPYTCQYCHRSFADRTSLVKHERTHRNERPYACHTCGKKFTYASVLKMHYKTHTGERPYICQLCNKSFARIHNLVAHLQTQQHINDPQLTGYLSTFKVGNTVANA, from the exons ATGGCGATACGGTTGAACATGATGACCCTGTGCAGGACTTGCCTGCAGGATGGCGAAGCCCAAATGGTGTCCATTTTCCAGACAGCGGACGATAAGCTGTCCGGTGGCGTATCCCTCTGCGACAAAATTGAAAGTTTGAGTGGAATTCAG ATAAAAGCAATAGAAGAGGATGCGCTGCCCACGAGAATCTGCCTCAGATGTAAGGCATTCCTAACTCTGGCTCACAAATTCCGACAGATTTGCCAGCGCTCTAATGAATTTCTCAGGGAATACGTGGTGCAACAGGTGGGTCCTGCAACTCAGCCCATCGAGACTGAGCAGTACGAATCACTTGAGGAGGAGCTACTTGAAGAGGGAGTTTGGTCCACGGAAGATCCCATCGTGGAAACGCCACCTGAGCCAGCGGAAAAGGAGACGGTACAAACGCTTCCTGCTCCTTATCCTGCGCCAGAacctgctcctgctgttgcAGTCACTGCTAAATTACATGTGTGCGGGATCTGTGGCAATGGTTATCCCAGGAAGAGCACCCTTGACACCCATATGCGAAGGCACAACGATGAGCGGCCCTACGAGTGCGA GATCTGCCAAAAGAGCTTTCACGTCAACTACCAGCTAAAGCGCCACATCCGCCAGCACACGGGAGCTAAGCCATATACCTGCCAATATTGCCATCGCAGCTTCGCAGACCGCACTTCTCTCGTTAAGCATGAAAg AACCCATCGAAATGAGCGTCCTTATGCCTGTCACACCTGCGGAAAGAAGTTCACATACGCCAGTGTCCTTAAAATGCATTACAAAACACACACGGGCGAGAGGCCCTACAT ATGCCAACTCTGCAACAAAAGCTTCGCTCGCATTCACAATCTCGTGGCACATCTGCAAACCCAACAGCATATAAATGATCCACAACTGACTGGTTATCTGAGTACTTTTAAAGTGGGGAATACTGTAGCTAATGCTTAA
- the LOC6535761 gene encoding zinc finger protein 544 translates to MHTNVNKKDFQCRICLVQPKDESLMCTEPDFPDQIKRCTGVELSESPNCPNRICTSCALLFRAALKLRSLCQQTEKELKEQKLQELNIEIVYDEQETTKKKRESRDLSKNEATGTDSEVEYEYLEPYDVTLESSEDVAGSADELVSIEPANSAPEESVYSLSPKPQTFEDEDSGQATSFTCHICNNVYSERVKLNNHMKVHSTEKPHECEICHKRFRQTPQLARHMNTHTGNRPYKCDYCDSRFADPSTRIKHQRIHTNERPYKCKFCSKSFGYSNVLRVHLKTHTGERPFSCQYCQKSFSQLHHKNTHEKSHKTPKEAKAWQ, encoded by the exons ATGCATACCAACGTAAATAAAAAGGACTTTCAGTGTCGCATTTGCTTGGTGCAGCCGAAGGACGAGTCCCTCATGTGCACGGAGCCGGATTTTCCAGATCAAATCAAACGGTGCACTGGAGTTGAG TTGAGTGAGAGTCCCAACTGTCCCAATCGCATCTGCACTAGCTGCGCACTGCTTTTCAGAGCGGCCCTCAAACTCAGATCGCTTTGCCAGCAGACGGAGAAGGAGCTGAAGGAGCAGAAACTGCAGGAGCTAAACATAGAGATTGTTTACGATGAGCAGGAGACCACAAAGAAGAAAAGGGAATCAAGAGACCTTTCAAAGAATGAGGCTACCGGCACCGACAGCGAGGTCGAGTACGAGTACCTAGAGCCCTACGATGTGACGCTGGAGAGCAGCGAGGATGTGGCCGGTAGTGCCGATGAATTGGTCAGCATAGAGCCCGCCAACTCTGCTCCAGAGGAATCAGTCTATTCACTCAGTCCCAAACCGCAAACTTTTGAGGATGAGGACTCCGGACAGGCTACTTCCTTTACCTGCCATATATGCAACAATGTCTATTCCGAGCGGGTAAAGTTGAATAACCACATGAAAGTCCACAGCACGGAAAAACCCCATGAGTGCGA GATCTGCCATAAACGCTTTCGCCAGACCCCGCAGCTGGCGAGGCACATGAACACGCACACTGGCAATCGTCCCTACAAATGTGACTACTGCGACTCCAGGTTCGCCGATCCCTCCACACGCATTAAGCATCAGAG AATTCACACCAACGAACGACCGTACAAATGCAAGTTCTGCAGCAAGTCCTTTGGCTACTCCAATGTTCTCCGGGTTCATTTGAAGACCCATACGGGTGAGCGTCCATTCAGCTGCCAGTACTGCCAGAAGTCCTTCTCTCAGCTGCACCATAAAAATACTCACGAAAAATCACACAAAACGCCGAAAGAGGCGAAAGCATGGCAGTGA
- the LOC6535760 gene encoding zinc finger and SCAN domain-containing protein 12, which translates to MKTESNEKWVVCRVCLNNPSEGEELLHEIFSETASTRLDQMLHICAGIPVSLDDNFPDKMCSKCVRCLRLCYKFRLTCQRSHQHIMDMLVREASNANAAGEGELLNNSEDLSVESVLKTWEENASQLDGGMKVEGDEDFDQPEHQQQQVITYVVEDADADDTNMFSDHDSTQPEQTEIDKAEPYAEYEEYELLTNENSPEITHEKSSTVTDVTTEEPPEEDITEDILSSDEDYVPTHTKPEKRDRSGGKAVAYYKNTSEVEPVKKKLGRKPRNRLSTYICDVCGNIYPTQARLTEHMKFHSGVKPHECEICGRGFVQNQQLVRHMNTHTGNRPYKCNYCPAAFADRSTKTKHHRIHTKERPYECDVCSRTFTYSDNLKFHKMIHTGEKPHVCDLCGKGFVKAYKMRLHRGTHDRRVGTWKADMEMSTKGEDVKGETPEFLS; encoded by the exons ATGAAAACTGAGTCCAACGAGAAGTGGGTTGTGTGCCGCGTTTGCCTGAACAATCCCAGCGAGGGCGAGGAGCTGCTCCACGAGATATTCAGCGAAACGGCTAGCACGCGCCTGGACCAAATGCTGCACATTTGCGCAGGCATTCCA GTCAGCCTGGATGACAACTTCCCGGACAAGATGTGCAGCAAGTGCGTGCGCTGCCTGCGGCTCTGCTACAAGTTCCGCCTGACCTGCCAGCGATCTCATCAACACATAATGGACATGCTGGTCCGGGAGGCTAGCAACGCCAATGCCGCCGGCGAAGGAGAATTGCTGAACAACTCGGAGGACCTTTCGGTGGAGAGCGTGCTCAAGACTTGGGAGGAGAACGCCAGTCAGCTTGATGGCGGCATGAAAGTGGAGGGCGATGAGGATTTTGACCAGCCGgaacatcagcaacagcaggttATTACCTACGTCGTGGAGGATGCCGACGCTGACGATACCAATATGTTCAGTGACCACGATTCCACTCAGCCGGAGCAGACTGAGATCGATAAGGCTGAACCGTATGCTGAATATGAGGAATATGAACTGCTCACCAACGAAAACTCGCCGGAAATCACACATGAAAAAAGCTCCACCGTTACAGATGTTACCACTGAAGAACCGCCCGAAGAAGACATTACTGAAGACATACTCAGCTCAGACGAAGATTATGTGCCAACTCATACTAAGCCGGAAAAACGCGATCGATCTGGCGGGAAGGCTGTTGCATACTACAAAAATACCTCAGAAGTGGAACCTGTGAAAAAGAAGCTTGGCAGGAAGCCGCGCAACAGGCTGAGCACATACATCTGCGATGTGTGCGGAAATATCTATCCGACTCAGGCGCGTCTCACCGAGCACATGAAATTCCATTCCGGCGTAAAACCACACGAGTGCGA GATCTGCGGAAGAGGCTTTGTACAAAATCAACAGCTTGTGCGGCACATGAACACGCACACGGGGAATCGGCCTTACAAGTGCAACTACTGTCCAGCTGCCTTCGCCGATCGATCCACCAAAACCAAACATCATAG AATCCACACCAAGGAGCGTCCTTACGAGTGCGACGTTTGCTCTAGAACGTTTACCTACTCGGACAACCTGAAGTTCCACAAGATGATTCACACGGGGGAGAAGCCGCATGT TTGTGATCTTTGCGGCAAGGGATTTGTAAAGGCCTACAAAATGCGTTTGCATCGGGGGACGCATGATAGACGTGTTGGCACCTGGAAAGCTGACATGGAAATGAGCACCAAAGGAGAAGATGTCAAGGGGGAAACGCCAGAGTTCCTCAGTTAA
- the LOC6535764 gene encoding zinc finger protein 90 homolog: protein MRDSAAHASPAAAPATTQKWIVCRVCLQQPKEPMACIFNDDSEKDLTNMIRECGGVPIKQFDHYPDKICEKCFRVLKMAFKFRETCQRSYGHLRQFVGPVEVEQRTPEKKSAEPATKLEQDPDPDEAEQEPEHEEEEEEVDLDESQYAEAEDAAEAQGGVFHDELEDGILVELEKDRIVHVKSEQVEEDGIIEEVYDVYETYEGDLITEQGYDHEMADQSLSELSAEIEYLDQVEHDQLTESAHEDDADGDLNSTEEDFVPTKSVRASINARNATKRRVNPRRSATSTTSVAVESGTSKTTARSNPLKVRRGNSDAAGNKMVIKSEEGISIGEVLARKHSGIKTKGGHKILVGDKKEFKYICDVCGNMYPSQSRLTEHIKVHSGVKPHECEICGHCFAQAQQLARHMNTHTGNRPYKCSYCPAAFADLSTRNKHHRIHTNERPYECDVCHKTFTYTNTLKFHKMIHTGEKPHVCEVCGKGFPQAYKLRNHRIIHERRGQSTRESVTGLLPYDTANIVGLEM from the exons ATGAGAGACTCGGCGGCACATGCGAGTCCGGCGGCGGCGCCAGCGACCACGCAGAAGTGGATCGTTTGCCGGGTTTGCCTGCAGCAGCCCAAGGAGCCCATGGCCTGCATTTTTAACGACGATTCGGAGAAGGATTTGACCAACATGATTCGCGAGTGCGGCGGAGTGCCC ATCAAACAGTTCGATCATTATCCGGACAAGATATGCGAGAAATGCTTCAGGGTGCTGAAAATGGCATTCAAGTTCAGAGAGACCTGCCAAAGATCGTACGGCCATTTGCGGCAGTTCGTTGGTCCCGTGGAGGTGGAGCAGCGAACACCCGAGAAGAAAAGTGCCGAGCCAGCCACCAAGCTGGAGCAGGACCCCGATCCCGATGAGGCTGAGCAGGAGCCAGAACATGAGGAGGAAGAAGAGGAGGTGGATCTTGACGAAAGCCAATACGCCGAGGCGGAGGATGCCGCCGAAGCCCAGGGAGGTGTCTTTCACGACGAGCTGGAGGATGGCATCCTTGTGGAACTGGAAAAGGATCGCATTGTACATGTGAAAAGCGAGCAAGTGGAGGAGGACGGCATAATCGAGGAGGTTTATGACGTGTACGAAACCTACGAGGGCGACCTCATCACCGAGCAGGGCTATGATCATGAGATGGCCGATCAATCCCTGTCCGAATTATCTGCCGAAATCGAATACTTGGATCAGGTCGAACACGATCAGTTGACCGAAAGTGCTCACGAGGATGATGCGGATGGCGATCTGAACTCAACGGAAGAAGATTTCGTTCCCACAAAAAGTGTTCGCGCATCCATCAATGCGCGAAATGCCACTAAGCGGAGAGTGAATCCCCGCAGGTCTGCTACTTCGACGACTTCGGTGGCTGTAGAATCAGGAACCTCCAAGACAACTGCACGCAGCAATCCGCTTAAGGTCAGGAGGGGAAACAGTGATGCGGCTGGCAACAAAATGGTCATCAAATCGGAGGAGGGAATCTCCATTGGCGAGGTGTTGGCGCGCAAGCATTCCGGCATCAAGACCAAGGGCGGCCACAAGATCCTTGTAGGGGACAAGAAGGAGTTCAAATACATCTGCGATGTCTGCGGCAACATGTATCCCTCCCAGAGTCGTCTTACCGAGCACATCAAGGTCCACTCCGGCGTGAAGCCCCACGAGTGCGA GATCTGTGGTCACTGTTTCGCCCAGGCTCAGCAATTGGCGCGCCACATGAACACCCACACTGGAAATCGGCCGTACAAATGCAGCTATTGCCCGGCAGCCTTCGCCGACTTGTCCACTCGTAACAAGCACCACAG AATTCACACCAACGAGCGTCCCTACGAATGCGACGTTTGCCACAAGACATTCACATACACCAACACATTGAAGTTCCACAAAATGATTCATACGGGAGAGAAGCCGCACGT ATGCGAAGTGTGCGGCAAGGGTTTCCCGCAGGCGTACAAACTGCGCAACCACCGGATAATTCACGAGAGGCGCGGCCAATCCACACGGGAATCCGTCACGGGGCTGCTGCCCTACGACACGGCCAACATCGTTGGCCTGGAGATGTAA